A DNA window from Paenibacillus sp. HWE-109 contains the following coding sequences:
- a CDS encoding Ger(x)C family spore germination protein has product MKKTVKTMLLLSLLLTLTTGCWNRHESDKVEYVLAAGIDINDRGQIVLTVLTPVLEEMKPSGGFKGEQKKTLSVAGNTTFEAARNYIKITGRKLFWAHLQVLLIGEQAAKTNTRQYLDFFSSDPELRGTANIAMVSGRALDLLESSPDISTLSSRYMKDLLLNTDLEGKSSKVLLTEFLRKLAEPIGGQPFMPILHLIEQNDYVKSIVGMKPY; this is encoded by the coding sequence ATGAAGAAAACCGTTAAAACCATGCTCTTGCTAAGCTTGTTGCTAACTTTAACTACCGGTTGTTGGAATCGGCATGAATCTGATAAAGTCGAATATGTCTTAGCGGCGGGCATTGATATCAACGATCGTGGACAAATCGTGCTAACTGTCCTCACCCCCGTTCTTGAAGAAATGAAACCATCCGGCGGGTTTAAGGGCGAGCAAAAAAAAACCTTGAGCGTAGCAGGCAATACAACCTTCGAAGCAGCGCGCAATTATATTAAAATCACCGGAAGAAAGCTCTTCTGGGCTCACTTGCAGGTGCTCTTGATCGGGGAACAAGCGGCTAAAACCAATACACGTCAATACTTGGACTTCTTCTCATCAGACCCCGAACTCCGTGGGACCGCTAATATCGCTATGGTGAGTGGACGTGCGCTGGATTTACTGGAATCCAGTCCTGATATTTCTACCCTATCTTCAAGATATATGAAAGACCTCTTGCTGAATACCGATTTGGAAGGAAAATCCAGCAAAGTATTGTTAACTGAATTCCTTCGCAAGCTTGCGGAACCTATCGGCGGCCAGCCTTTCATGCCGATTCTCCATTTAATCGAACAAAATGATTATGTAAAATCCATAGTCGGCATGAAGCCTTACTAA
- a CDS encoding GerAB/ArcD/ProY family transporter, with translation MLSPNLTTKQTLLLLCFSVYGTLFFTLPRNLTQAAGHNGWLSILIGSLLVIPIIWLISEVGSSMQEKSIIAYCLSLFGPVFGRLFALLLLGPLLLFSAITVRIITELFVTLILPETPLELIVVMMLILRYYLAHGGILSIARWSEVILPGIAVLMLILFVLSLENVEFQRMLPLFNASMLDTLKGSLGICSAFSEMTLVLFIYPHVKNKSKMIHTMVWTIIIVTFSFEIVFLVTLGTYGSAFTQRLTFPVMELIKDIAIFEFIEHLESPFLALWIFLNLTKGTFTFYCCCTGFQDWFGTSHFRGLMIPISVIIFYLSLIPDNVYNAIVEYEIAKGAVFCFYALLLLTILWLAGKLKARRSAHEENR, from the coding sequence TTGCTCTCACCCAATCTAACGACCAAACAAACACTTTTACTTCTCTGTTTTAGTGTCTATGGTACGCTTTTCTTTACACTGCCGCGCAACCTGACACAAGCAGCAGGACACAACGGCTGGCTATCGATTCTAATCGGCAGTCTCCTGGTCATCCCCATTATTTGGCTGATCTCAGAAGTAGGATCATCTATGCAGGAAAAAAGTATTATCGCCTATTGTTTAAGTCTATTCGGACCTGTCTTTGGACGCCTCTTTGCGCTCCTGTTGCTAGGTCCTTTACTCCTTTTTTCAGCGATTACGGTTCGCATCATTACAGAGTTATTCGTTACATTAATACTGCCGGAGACTCCCCTTGAACTCATTGTTGTCATGATGTTAATTCTAAGATATTACTTAGCTCACGGCGGAATACTATCCATTGCACGTTGGAGCGAAGTTATTCTACCTGGCATTGCTGTATTAATGCTGATTTTATTCGTACTCTCATTGGAAAATGTCGAGTTCCAGCGCATGCTGCCTCTTTTCAACGCCTCGATGCTGGATACGCTCAAAGGCTCCTTGGGCATCTGCAGCGCGTTCTCGGAAATGACACTGGTGCTATTTATTTATCCACACGTCAAAAATAAAAGCAAAATGATTCATACGATGGTTTGGACAATAATTATCGTTACCTTTTCGTTCGAAATCGTCTTTCTTGTTACCTTGGGCACCTATGGCAGCGCGTTTACGCAACGACTCACCTTCCCGGTTATGGAATTAATCAAAGATATTGCCATCTTTGAATTTATTGAACATCTGGAAAGTCCTTTTCTGGCACTATGGATTTTCCTGAACTTAACCAAAGGGACATTCACCTTTTATTGTTGTTGTACCGGCTTCCAAGATTGGTTTGGAACTAGTCATTTTCGTGGCCTTATGATTCCGATAAGCGTAATTATCTTCTATTTGTCATTAATTCCTGACAATGTTTATAACGCCATCGTCGAATATGAAATTGCCAAAGGCGCGGTCTTCTGCTTCTACGCCCTGCTTCTTCTAACCATTCTATGGCTTGCTGGCAAGTTGAAAGCAAGGAGATCCGCACATGAAGAAAACCGTTAA